The Pelodiscus sinensis isolate JC-2024 chromosome 4, ASM4963464v1, whole genome shotgun sequence genomic sequence GTTACTTATTTTACTGCTTGCAacgtgggttatttttggtttttgactggtccgggcatttcatcatttttatttctctcttacgcttaaatgtaattctttgaggagtgagttctCAAATGtctaacctgtcgtggctggagtaattatctcagtggtaattgctgctcctggaagtggctggcatgtccctgcagcccttgagaaaggcagagcagggggtatTCACATGCTGCCattgcctgcagacactgctcctgcagctcccattgatcagtgatggggaactgtggccagtagaatgtgggctcagggcctgtagatgaggggcagcacatggagccattgctgtacatgccagctgctttcaggaggggtgtagggccagggcaggagcaagcTGCCTTaaacccactgccccaccacccagaagccatctcagttaagcggtgcccagccagagcctgcatcctgaaccccgtcccagccctgagcctcctcctacTCTCAACcgcctgccccagatgtgagtccccctgcacccaaactccttcctagagcttgcaccttgaaacccctcctggaccccaaaccCCCACCCTGGTCTaaacctggagcccctcccacactccaaactccttggctgaagaccagagcctgcaccccaaccccctactctAGCCTGGTGCAAATGAGTGAGGATGGAGGatgaagggggatggagtgagcaggatgaggccttggagaaggggtggaggatGGGTAGGACCTCAAGGAAGGGGCGAGAAGGAAGTGGGATAAAGGTagttggatttgaggtagatcttacattgcacttacattgaaaacgtgatcttgtggttaaaaaggtttgAGACCACTGATATATACTAATGCTTAACTTCCCATCTATAaagagggaaataagaacaacccaggaaactacagaccagtcagtttaacttctgtgccaggaaagatactggagaaagtaattaaggaaatcatctgcaagtatctggaagataataaggcaATAGGGAACAGCcaaaatggatttgtaaagaacaaatcatgtcaaatcagtttgatagctttctttgataggataacaagtcttgtggataagggagaagcggtggatgtggtatacctagactttagtaaggcttttgataccgtctcgcatgatattcttatcaataaactaggaaaatacaacttagatggggctactataaggtgggtgcataactggatggataactgttttcagagagtagttattaacggttcacaatcctgctggaaaggtacaaCAAGTGGGGTTTACTCTAGCTTCTAGCTCTAGTATTAGGTCTGCAGCAGACCTAAGGTTTCTAAAGGATCAAGTGTAATACAACTCCACGCCACTATGGCTACATCTTCACAGCTTCCCTtgtccgcaaaagcctatgcaaatgaagtgcagattagcatattgccacacttcatttgcataattaattaggagctgtttttgtgcaagaggttttcgCGAAAGAGATGTTCTTCCTcactttttcaggaagaatgtctCTTGCAGAAGAGGGGCTTTTTGCAtgaaaaggagctgtgtagacagctcctttttgcgcaaaagcctcttgtgcaaaaacggacactaattaattatgcaaatgaagtgtggcaatatgctaatccatgcttcatttgcataggcttttgtgcaagagggatgcagtatagatgtagcctatgtcaCTTACCTCTCCCTATGCCAGGAAATGGATGGTCAGCTGGTGGAATAGGCAGCAGAAATGCCTTTGTCTCCTTTCCTCCAATGGAGAGTTTCCTTTCCACCAATGGAGAGTTTCCATACTAATTCTAAGGCCATTTTCCACCACATAAGCAGCACAACTAGCCTTTGCAGATAAGACAATCTGGCCTTATATTTTCTGCTCTGAAATATGTTTTCACATTTTAATACCTTTCTACAGAGAGAAGAAAAGCAGTCAGTGAAGTTCTCGCCAAGTTAGAGTTACAGAAGTACGGAAGCAGAAAGCTCAGGCTGAATGATGTCCTGGAAATCAACTCAGAAAGTTTAACAAACTGGACTCCTGAGACTTTAAGAGATTTGCCCTGGCATTTCCTCAGAAAGGTCATGGCTTTGAATGTGACAGCCAGAAACACAAGCCTTAGGTGTGGGGCAACAGATGGTCAAGGATCTAAGGTGGATAAAGAGGAACAAGGTATTGGTGAACAAATTTTCTTTGTTAGTGACACTGACACTAACATCTCTATGAACCCCCTGGATGTTCTCTGCGCTGTGTTGCTTTGCTCAGACAGTTTCCTACAGCAGGAGATCCTGTCCAAAATGTCCATGTGCCAGTttgccctgcctctgctgcttCCCACTATTAACTCCCCTGGGTGCACCTTGCTGCTGTGGGCCATGCGGGACATTGTGAGGAGCTGGCGGCCGCACTCCCTGGCACAGAGCCGAGGGTTCAAGGAGGAGAGCCTGGTGCTCACCCAAATGCCAACCGTCTCCTTTGTGCGGCTGGGCAGCTGTAGCTTCTCCAAGTCCCAGCTCCTCAACGAGGTTCTCAGCCCCGCCCAGCAGCACCACAATTTTTTTGTCCACTGGGACATGGAGTCTGGGAACATCCCGCGGGAAATTGCTGATGGACTGGTCGAGATTGCCTGGTATTTCCCTGCTGGAAAGAAGAATTCAGATCTTTTCCCAGAACCCATTGCGGTTACAAACCTCCATGGAAACATAGAGATGCAGAAGCAGCAGTTCAGGTTTTTAACAAAGGTCTCCTCAGTAGTGTTCATAGTTACCGAGAGCATCAGTGAGAGAGAATACGCCTTGTTATCATCTCTGAAAGAGTCAACTGCTAAATATTACTTCATCCTCAACTGCAAGAGTGAAAAACCCAGAGAAACCCTTGGATTCCTTAATAAGCTGGCCCCTGTGCTGAAGCTGAGCAAATCACAACTACTGGTGAGAGACAGCAGCATTAATAGCGCAGGATTTGTGAAAAAGGTTCAGTCCATCATAGGAAGCCTAGTGAAATCCTCTCCCAATACAGTGAGTTTGGAAGCCATGGCCGTGATGGCTCGTGAACTAGGAATGCAGGTGGATGAGGACTCTCGGGAATGTCAGTGTGCAAAGAAATATGTTGGAGAAATCACTGCAGAAATAAGAGACGTGGCAAAATACAAAAGGGAAATGCTGAGACTCCAAGGGGACCCGTGGAGAAACTTGGCTAAAGTGGAGAAAGAGCAGTGCCGAATGCAAGGACAAGGGGACAAGGCCACTGAAGACTATAAATCTGAGCTGAAACAGAAATGGCTAGAGATCCGCAGACAGCAGAATCAGTGTGACCTTACAAGTGGTTTGATCAAGTTTCTCAATGCAGTAGGACAGTTGTCTCCAGTGGAGAAACATTACTTCCTGAAGTGGATGAAATTTAGCCTGGATAACACTGCTAGGGAAAGTCTTTCTAAGATGCGGGCGGAGTATAAAAAGAAATGTGAAACTCCAGGCGGGGACCGAAAACAGCTGGAAGAATTAGATCAATTAATATCTGAAAGCTCCCTCGGGGTGGAGCATTTCATGCGTGAGCTGGGGCAGTTCTATGAGGCAGAATGCTCCATGGTAAAAGAAGGGAAAAAGGCAGAAAGCCAAAGACAATTCATCCACCTCCCAGGCATCATGGCTGAGCTGATGCTGGAAGGGTTTCCTATGGAGCTGATTGATGGGGATGCTTCCAATATCCCCATGAACTGGGTAAGAGATGTTCTGACTCATCTCAATAGCAGACTGGGCGGAAAAACCAAAATGCTGGTTCTAACAgtgctgggagtgcagagcacgGGGAAATCCACCCTCCTCAACACCATGTTCGGCCTGCAGTTTGCAGTGAGCAGCGGCCGATGTACACGAGGAGCCTTCATGACGCTCATTAAAGTTACAGAAGCTGTTCAGGAGCTAAGTGGCTGCGATTTCATCCTGGTGATCGACACCGAAGGTCTGAAGGCCCCTGAACTAACAGCTTTGGAGGACAGTTACCAACACGACAATGAGCTGGCCACTCTGGTGATTGGACTGAGCGACATCACCATCATTAACATGGCCATGGAGAACGCCACCGAAATGAAGGACGTTCTGCAAATCGCGGTCCATGCCTTCCTCAGGATGGAGGAAATCGGACAAAAGCCAAATTGCCAGTTTGTGCATCAGAACGTCAGTGATGTGTCTGCGCATGAGCAGAACATGAGGGACCGGAAACACCTCCTGGAGCAGCTGAATGAAATGACCAAAGCTGCAGCCAGGATGGAAAAGCAAAGCAGGGAAATGACGTTTTCTGATATCATGGAGTACGACCCAGAAAAACACAACTGGTACATCCCTGGGCTATGGCATGGAGTCCCGCCCATGGCCCCAGTGAACGCTGGATacagtgagagtgtgtgtgagctAAAGAAATACCTGTTTGAATTCATAGAGAACCATTCACCTAAAAGTGCTGCCAAGAGTATTCCTGATTTTATTGAATGGGTGAGGAGCCTGTGGAACTCAGTGAAACATGAAAACTTCATCTTCAGCTTTAGAAACAGCCTTGTAGCTGAAGCCTACAACCAGCTGGCTATGAAGTATTCTGAGTGGGAATGGGGGTTCCGTAAGCAGATGCATCTCTGGATATCTGCAAAAGAAACTTTCATCCAGAATCAGCAGCCAGACAAACTAGAAAGTGATCTTTTAGAGAGCTTATCCATTGAGGTAGAGGAGAAACTACAGCAGGAAGAACAGCAGCTGTTGGATAATTTAGAAAACTATTTTAAAGGTGAAGCTGCAAATTTGAACCTAATAGAAAAGTACAGAGAAGATTTCAAAAAGGGTGCAAATAGCCACAAAAGAGAACTTGAACATTATTCAATCAGTAAATGTGAGGAAGCCATTCGAATCCGAAGGGGACAGCACAAGATAGGCGTTATCCAGTCTGGATACAAAGAGACAATTGAAGGAAAAGTTGACAGGCTCTTGGCTGAATGCCGGAACCAAAACCACAAACTAAATGATgagaaactgaaaacagaatttgaAAAGATGTGGAAAGAAACCTTGTCTGAGTTAAAGCCCAGTCGTTTACAGAGACGTCCAGTTGTCCAAGATATGGCTGCCCAGCTGAGAACGGATCTGGAGAACCGAGGGAGTGCTGTCAAGCAGATGTTAAGACATGCACAAGACCTGCTGTTTTATGAAATGGAATCtttcagaattaaaaatgaatacttCGACCTGAAATTTCTCCAAATATGTGTAGAATATTTCTCACAGGGTAATCACAGGGAAACTGAAGAGGTTGCTGTATCTTTAATGAAGGAATGCAAGAAGTACATTGAAGAAAAAGTTAAATCCAAAACAGATTACGATGAAACCTACTGTGGAGAGCTGCTGCGTATGGTTAATAAGAGGTTAAAACAGGAGGATGTTCAGAAACTTCACACTACCCTTAGTTTTGAAGTTGACCTAAAGCTTCACATTTTGGGGGAAGCGGCTCATGCATTTCAGAAGATGCATGAAGATTTCATCAAAGAAAATGAACCTGTGCAACGCCTGGAGAAGCTGAAACCTCAGTATTTCAAGacttttaaaactattttctTGGAAAAGGATGGGAGCCAAACAATGGCCTGGGATTTCTGTGATCAGTGTCTCAAACCTGCCCTGGAAGACTATTTGAACAAGATGCTTGGGGTGCAAATAGTAGATGATGTCCTCAGCAGCGAGCAATCCATTACGTACAGCAGCCGCAGCTTTTTTCAGTTTGAGCTGCTGAAGGAGTTGTTGGAGAAGGAGAACTTTGACAGCTACGTGGAATACATTAGGACATATGAAGAGTTTGTCAAAACCTGGATAAGGACACAACTTTTAGAGCGCTACAGCAAGACGGCAGCCTTGGGAGACATGGAGAAGAAGATTCTGTCCTTAATCATAGGGAAAGTCAGGGAGGCTATTAAATGCATCCGTGTTGCAAAGAACACCAGAGTCTCTGACTTGGTAGACACTGTGTGCAAAGGGTTGCAGAAAGATCTAGTGATTTCCAGGGATAATATAGTGGGGATGCAACTTTTAAATACAGCCAGTGCTGAGCAGTTTTCTGATTGTATACAGCCTTTTCTTCGAGATTTGGAAGAACAAATCTTAGCTGAGCTGAAAAGTACAGACGTTGAATCAAAACTCTCCCATCTGTCTGTGAAGCCTGAGGCTGAAATGTTCAAGCGAGTGTTcggctgtgggaagcagtgtcccttCTGTAAGGTCCCCTGTGAGGCAGGCGCCCCGAGTCACAAGGAGCACTTCGCATCAGTGCATCGGCCTCAAGGATTAGGGGAATACAGGAGTTTACATACCAAAAAGCTTGACTATGACATATGCTCGTCTGATGTGGTCGGCAATCGTGCATTCCAGAATTCAGACACAGAAGGGAAATACCATCCCTACAAAGAGTACCGTGACTATTACCCAGACTGGAACATTCAGCCAGATCCCAGCATAGAAGCTTCCAGTTACTGGAAGTTTGTTTTTCACAAGTTCAATCACCAGTTTGCTAAACAGTATAACGCAAAACCAGCCGATCTCCCAGAGGACTGGGGCACCATAACTAaggaggaggcactggagagCATCAAGCAAGTTTTTAACATGaaataaagagcttgtgagagTCTGTTTAAGTGGGGTGCAAGTCTGAGTGCTTGAGATTCACTAACATATCGCTAGGACAGAGCACAATCCCCAAGTGTATTGAAAACAAGACAAACCTCCAAAAAAGACACAGACCCTAATACAGTAATTGGTTCTCTGCGAGATCAACTTCCCAATAGAAAAATTACCAGAGATCTACGTAACTCTGAGTTGACACTTACCCACCCTTTAGCAAACAGTGTGTAGCATTTACACATCTCTGGATGCAACTGTCTTCCTTTCCAATGCCTATGCCACTTTGTACAAGGGTTGTAAATATAAACATCCCCAGGCTTTAATATGGTAACTGGTTGTAATTCAGAGCATTTGACCAATAAATAATCTTATTTCTAGTGGACATTTAAAGCTCTCCATATTTACTGATGAGGAATGTTCACTCAACTATGTCTAGCTGCTCCTATCTCTCGCTCCAAAGTACTGCTCATTCCATATCTACTTTCTGTGTGAGCAGTCATTGCCATGTGTGATTAGCCTGCAGTGTGCGACTCTGTGTCATTTTGAGTTTTCATTACAAATCCACCTTCTCACAGAGCTAAAGGGATTAGGACGTCATGGTTTTGACAAGTATAACTGACAGTCTGAGTTTGCATGTACTGGAGTTTCAGACTTTGCATAAATGCTCACTTAGCTGGGAATTTTGATGAAGCAAATAAATGTTTATTTcctgcaaataaaaaaataatatgcGAAAACAGTATATTTGTGGCATTTTTCACAACATGTTCTTTTGGTACAATTAGAAACACATGCAACACTCAAACTGTttatgaaattttattttaatgaactaATTTTTATACTATTTACCTATTTGCGGCCTCATCCATGTATTTTGCTGAAGCAAAAGTGACACCTAGTATCCAGTTACTGCTCCCTATTTATTCACTTAGTCTTGATTTGCTCCTTTGTGCATGGGCCTTTATGATCAACCTTTAACGGCAGGATCACCTTCTCTTTTCCCCAAACACATTCATTGCACTGGGTGTGATGGTCAAAACCAGCTTGGGACTGTTACCCAATGTGTTGAGACATCACTGAGCCAGAGAGACTAGCCTCCTGCAACACAGATCAAGGTCTGGGCCATACCCCGGAACCTGCAGACCTTAACTGAAAACAACACAGCAAGATACCTGTCTCCTGCACGTAGCTACCCAGCCCCATGCACCCTAGATAAACCCCCCTTACATAGTATAGATCTCCATACCAGTGAGATTGGTCCTCTTTCTCGATGCAGAGAGCTATACACAGACTCTTTGCCCTCCACCCtgcaggtaacagttatttacactgggtttcttaataaacaaaagtgattgtaTTAAGTATGAAAAGGATTTCAAGCAAAATAAACCAGAATACACAAtctaagcttaatacactaaagaaactagttataaggtgatagggaacagccaacatggatttgtaaagaacaaatcatgtcaaaccaatctgatcgctttctttgataggataacacgtcttgtggataagggagaagcggtggatgtggtatacctagactttagtaaagcgtttgatacggtctggcatgaccttcttattaataaactaggcaaacacaacttagatgaggctactataaggtgggtgcataactggctggataacagttccagagagtagttatcaatggttcacaatcctgctggaaaggagtaacaagtggggttcctcaggggtctgttttgggaccggttctgttcaatatcttcatcaatgatttagatattggcatacagagtacgcttattaagtgtgcagatgataccaagctgggaggggttgcgagtgctttggaggagagggtcatcattcaaaatgatctggacaaattggagaaatggtctgaggtaaacaggatgaagtttaataatgagAAATTCAAAGTGTTCCAGTTAGGAGGAAATaataagtttcacacatacagaatgggaagcgactgtctaggaaggagtactgcagaaagggatctaggggtcatagtggaccacaagctaaatatgagtctacagtgtgatgctgttgcaaaaaaagcaaatatgattctaggatgctGTGACCAGACCAGGTCCGGTCTCCATACTATCGTTAGCTTTGACTTGACCTGTCGGAACGTACCAAATGTCCCACCACCTCCCGCTTAGCTGGGTTTTGGAATGGCTTTTCTAACGAGCCTGTTTATGTCTTCGGCTGCACCATGCTCTCTCCGCTGCAAGGAGAGAGTGGGTAGCGCACTATTCCCATCCGGGATCGTCGGGTACACTCTCCTTtgagggtgagggaggagagggggggcccgggcccgccctcacacacgggccccagccctgggccctaaAAATGCGGACCTCCTGGGGTCCTATCTAGATGATGGGGGTCTCCTCTGAAACCCGTCAGCCCACGGGCTTCAAtaatgccctgccctgggctgctgcctctctccccagctgcccTGTCACCCCTAGCTGGGGCCTACCTGCACTTCCAGCAGCTCAGATGCTTCTCTTTTTCCTTGGCTTGGGTTCCTGTTGCTCAATGGGGACCCCACAGACACCCGCCTGCCCCTCTGCACACCCACTCTcactagcacacacacacacacacgccttccccctccctgtggtGTCGAGCAGCGTTTAAATCTCCCAGCTGCTTCAGCACCTGACATGATGTCGTCCTGACCACATCGTACAGGCCATGTCATGGCTGCCATGCCGGGGCCCGGGAGGCTTTCAGTGGCCTGTGAACACCTGTTGCAATGCCGGTACTTTGCCCCCTGCGCCGCCAGCAGGATGCTCGCGGTGGGGGCTACAGTGTGGGGCTGCAGAGCCCCGTcacagatgcattaacaggtgtgttgtaagcaagacatgagaaatcattcttctgctctactctgcactgattaagcctcagttggagtattgtgtctagttatgggcaccacatttcaagaaagatgtggagaaattggagaaggtcaagagaagagccacaagaatgattaaaggtctagagaacatgacctatgaaggaagactgaaagaactga encodes the following:
- the LOC112544609 gene encoding interferon-induced very large GTPase 1-like; this translates as MAAKEKPSEIIQKAQRKLTAVLQRDPEAVLSALDSHLLITQREYFALSQINDPRKLIVTLIETVLQKGELAHEQFLDCMENLQHTFPGLQPISEYLEDGFLLQDPEVDIEQVSESEQIGLLQERRKAVSEVLAKLELQKYGSRKLRLNDVLEINSESLTNWTPETLRDLPWHFLRKVMALNVTARNTSLRCGATDGQGSKVDKEEQGIGEQIFFVSDTDTNISMNPLDVLCAVLLCSDSFLQQEILSKMSMCQFALPLLLPTINSPGCTLLLWAMRDIVRSWRPHSLAQSRGFKEESLVLTQMPTVSFVRLGSCSFSKSQLLNEVLSPAQQHHNFFVHWDMESGNIPREIADGLVEIAWYFPAGKKNSDLFPEPIAVTNLHGNIEMQKQQFRFLTKVSSVVFIVTESISEREYALLSSLKESTAKYYFILNCKSEKPRETLGFLNKLAPVLKLSKSQLLVRDSSINSAGFVKKVQSIIGSLVKSSPNTVSLEAMAVMARELGMQVDEDSRECQCAKKYVGEITAEIRDVAKYKREMLRLQGDPWRNLAKVEKEQCRMQGQGDKATEDYKSELKQKWLEIRRQQNQCDLTSGLIKFLNAVGQLSPVEKHYFLKWMKFSLDNTARESLSKMRAEYKKKCETPGGDRKQLEELDQLISESSLGVEHFMRELGQFYEAECSMVKEGKKAESQRQFIHLPGIMAELMLEGFPMELIDGDASNIPMNWVRDVLTHLNSRLGGKTKMLVLTVLGVQSTGKSTLLNTMFGLQFAVSSGRCTRGAFMTLIKVTEAVQELSGCDFILVIDTEGLKAPELTALEDSYQHDNELATLVIGLSDITIINMAMENATEMKDVLQIAVHAFLRMEEIGQKPNCQFVHQNVSDVSAHEQNMRDRKHLLEQLNEMTKAAARMEKQSREMTFSDIMEYDPEKHNWYIPGLWHGVPPMAPVNAGYSESVCELKKYLFEFIENHSPKSAAKSIPDFIEWVRSLWNSVKHENFIFSFRNSLVAEAYNQLAMKYSEWEWGFRKQMHLWISAKETFIQNQQPDKLESDLLESLSIEVEEKLQQEEQQLLDNLENYFKGEAANLNLIEKYREDFKKGANSHKRELEHYSISKCEEAIRIRRGQHKIGVIQSGYKETIEGKVDRLLAECRNQNHKLNDEKLKTEFEKMWKETLSELKPSRLQRRPVVQDMAAQLRTDLENRGSAVKQMLRHAQDLLFYEMESFRIKNEYFDLKFLQICVEYFSQGNHRETEEVAVSLMKECKKYIEEKVKSKTDYDETYCGELLRMVNKRLKQEDVQKLHTTLSFEVDLKLHILGEAAHAFQKMHEDFIKENEPVQRLEKLKPQYFKTFKTIFLEKDGSQTMAWDFCDQCLKPALEDYLNKMLGVQIVDDVLSSEQSITYSSRSFFQFELLKELLEKENFDSYVEYIRTYEEFVKTWIRTQLLERYSKTAALGDMEKKILSLIIGKVREAIKCIRVAKNTRVSDLVDTVCKGLQKDLVISRDNIVGMQLLNTASAEQFSDCIQPFLRDLEEQILAELKSTDVESKLSHLSVKPEAEMFKRVFGCGKQCPFCKVPCEAGAPSHKEHFASVHRPQGLGEYRSLHTKKLDYDICSSDVVGNRAFQNSDTEGKYHPYKEYRDYYPDWNIQPDPSIEASSYWKFVFHKFNHQFAKQYNAKPADLPEDWGTITKEEALESIKQVFNMK